One genomic region from Vibrio cyclitrophicus encodes:
- a CDS encoding DMT family transporter, with protein MNDSRLNVDVTASLSMFMICFIWGVQQAAIKSIADQIAPVLQIGGRSFLAALMVWLMMTLKKNSLKQSKDYLLSGVVVGALFALEFLFVAEGLRYTSASHMTVFLYTAPIFAAIGLQLFNKHETLAKMQWFGIGIAFCGIAVAFFSRDEANSNLRDMLIGDIMALFAGLLWGATTVVVRCTRLGLASTEHTLFFQLGGAGVLLLSYAAITGQLHFSLNFNASINMLFQVLFVSFASYMAWFSLIRKYKASQLGVLSFMTPVIGVIASIFLLDEQAHNGFIWGALLILAGVLLVSIWPWLHLKIRNRH; from the coding sequence ATGAACGACTCAAGACTTAATGTCGATGTTACTGCTAGTTTATCCATGTTTATGATTTGTTTTATTTGGGGAGTACAGCAAGCAGCCATTAAGTCAATTGCCGACCAAATCGCACCTGTATTACAAATTGGGGGACGCTCTTTCCTCGCCGCACTAATGGTGTGGTTAATGATGACCTTAAAAAAGAATTCGCTGAAACAATCTAAGGACTACCTCTTGTCGGGTGTCGTTGTGGGCGCACTTTTTGCGTTAGAGTTTTTATTTGTAGCAGAAGGCTTGAGGTATACTAGCGCCTCTCATATGACCGTATTCCTATATACCGCACCTATTTTTGCTGCTATTGGCCTGCAATTATTCAACAAACACGAAACCCTAGCCAAAATGCAGTGGTTCGGTATCGGTATCGCTTTCTGTGGTATTGCCGTCGCATTTTTCTCGCGAGATGAAGCCAACAGCAATCTAAGAGATATGTTAATTGGCGACATTATGGCGCTGTTCGCTGGCTTGCTCTGGGGGGCGACAACCGTAGTGGTTCGTTGTACTCGATTAGGGCTGGCTTCAACAGAACATACACTATTCTTTCAGCTTGGTGGGGCAGGTGTGCTATTGCTCAGTTATGCAGCCATTACCGGTCAGCTGCACTTTTCACTCAATTTCAACGCATCAATCAACATGTTGTTCCAGGTTTTATTTGTTAGCTTTGCCAGTTACATGGCATGGTTTAGCCTTATCCGAAAATACAAAGCCTCACAACTAGGGGTTTTATCATTCATGACACCAGTGATTGGTGTAATAGCGAGTATTTTTCTTCTGGATGAACAAGCGCACAACGGCTTTATTTGGGGGGCGCTTCTGATCCTAGCGGGTGTTTTACTTGTCAGTATCTGGCCGTGGCTCCACCTCAAAATCCGCAACCGTCATTGA
- the groL gene encoding chaperonin GroEL (60 kDa chaperone family; promotes refolding of misfolded polypeptides especially under stressful conditions; forms two stacked rings of heptamers to form a barrel-shaped 14mer; ends can be capped by GroES; misfolded proteins enter the barrel where they are refolded when GroES binds), translating to MAAKDVKFGNDARIKMLEGVNVLADAVKVTLGPKGRNVVLDKSFGAPTITKDGVSVAREIELEDKFQNMGAQMVKEVASQANDAAGDGTTTATVLAQSIIAEGLKAVAAGMNPMDLKRGIDKAVIAAVEELKNLSVPCADTKAIAQVGTISANSDATVGNIIAEAMEKVGRDGVITVEEGQALQDELDVVEGMQFDRGYLSPYFINNQEAGSVDLESPFILLIDKKISNIRELLPTLEAVAKASRPLLIIAEDVEGEALATLVVNNMRGIVKVAAVKAPGFGDRRKSMLQDIAILTGGTVISEEIGLDLEKVTLEDLGQAKRVTITKENSTIIDGAGEETMIQGRVSQIRQQIEDATSDYDKEKLQERVAKLAGGVAVIKVGAATEVEMKEKKDRVEDALHATRAAVEEGVVAGGGVALIRAASKVAGLEGDNEEQNVGIRVALRAMESPIRQITKNAGDEESVVANNVRAGEGNYGYNAATGEYGDMIAMGILDPTKVTRSALQFAASVAGLMITTEAMITDKPQDSAPAMPDMGGMGGMGGMGGMM from the coding sequence ATGGCTGCTAAAGACGTTAAATTTGGTAATGACGCACGTATTAAAATGCTAGAAGGTGTAAACGTTCTGGCTGACGCAGTAAAAGTAACACTAGGTCCTAAAGGCCGTAACGTTGTTCTAGACAAATCATTTGGCGCACCGACTATCACTAAAGATGGTGTTTCAGTTGCACGTGAAATCGAACTTGAAGACAAGTTCCAAAACATGGGCGCACAAATGGTTAAAGAAGTGGCTTCGCAAGCGAATGACGCGGCGGGCGACGGAACAACAACAGCAACAGTATTGGCTCAGTCGATTATCGCTGAAGGCCTAAAAGCGGTTGCTGCGGGTATGAACCCAATGGATCTTAAACGCGGTATCGACAAAGCAGTTATCGCGGCTGTTGAAGAGCTGAAGAACCTTTCTGTTCCATGTGCAGATACGAAAGCTATCGCGCAAGTAGGTACTATCTCTGCAAACTCTGACGCTACAGTGGGTAACATCATTGCTGAAGCGATGGAAAAAGTAGGCCGTGATGGCGTTATCACTGTTGAAGAAGGTCAGGCTCTACAAGACGAGCTAGACGTAGTTGAAGGTATGCAGTTCGACCGCGGTTACCTATCTCCTTACTTCATCAACAACCAAGAAGCGGGTTCTGTTGATCTAGAAAGCCCATTCATTCTTCTTATCGACAAGAAAATTTCGAACATTCGTGAGCTTCTTCCGACTCTAGAAGCAGTAGCAAAAGCATCTCGTCCACTTCTTATCATCGCTGAAGATGTAGAAGGCGAAGCGCTAGCAACTCTTGTTGTGAACAACATGCGTGGCATCGTGAAAGTAGCGGCTGTTAAAGCGCCTGGTTTCGGTGACCGTCGTAAGTCTATGCTACAAGATATCGCTATCCTAACGGGCGGTACGGTTATCTCTGAAGAGATTGGCCTAGACCTAGAGAAAGTAACGCTAGAAGACCTAGGTCAAGCTAAGCGTGTAACTATCACTAAAGAAAACTCAACCATCATCGATGGCGCGGGCGAAGAAACAATGATCCAAGGTCGTGTTTCTCAAATCCGTCAACAAATCGAAGATGCAACGTCTGACTATGACAAAGAGAAACTTCAAGAGCGCGTAGCTAAGCTAGCTGGCGGTGTTGCAGTAATCAAAGTGGGCGCTGCAACTGAAGTTGAGATGAAAGAGAAGAAAGACCGCGTTGAAGATGCACTTCACGCAACTCGCGCTGCCGTTGAAGAAGGTGTGGTTGCTGGTGGTGGTGTTGCACTTATCCGCGCTGCATCTAAAGTTGCTGGCCTTGAAGGCGACAACGAAGAGCAAAACGTCGGTATCCGTGTTGCACTACGTGCAATGGAATCGCCTATCCGTCAAATCACGAAGAACGCAGGTGATGAAGAATCTGTTGTTGCTAACAACGTTCGTGCTGGCGAAGGTAACTACGGTTACAACGCGGCGACTGGCGAATACGGCGACATGATTGCAATGGGTATCCTAGATCCAACTAAGGTAACTCGCTCTGCACTTCAGTTCGCAGCATCAGTTGCTGGTCTTATGATCACAACAGAAGCGATGATCACTGACAAACCTCAAGATTCAGCTCCTGCAATGCCTGATATGGGTGGCATGGGCGGTATGGGTGGTATGGGCGGCATGATGTAA
- a CDS encoding co-chaperone GroES, with protein MNIRPLHDRVIVERQEVESKSAGGIVLTGSAAEKSTRGIILAVGKGRILENGSVQPLDVKVGDTVIFAEGYGTKTEKIDGKEVLIMSENDIMAIVE; from the coding sequence ATGAATATCCGTCCTCTACATGACCGAGTTATCGTTGAGCGCCAAGAAGTTGAATCTAAATCTGCTGGTGGCATCGTTCTAACTGGTTCTGCCGCAGAAAAATCGACTCGCGGTATCATTCTAGCTGTTGGCAAAGGCCGCATTCTAGAAAACGGTTCAGTGCAACCGTTGGACGTAAAAGTTGGCGATACCGTTATCTTTGCTGAAGGTTACGGCACGAAAACTGAAAAAATTGACGGCAAAGAAGTTCTGATCATGTCTGAAAACGACATCATGGCGATCGTCGAGTAA
- a CDS encoding MATE family efflux transporter has protein sequence MQDKHGLLTAPIESTLRTMTIPTIFGMVAILMFNLVDTFFISLLGTQALAAVSFTFPVTFAINCITMGIGIGLSTCIGRLLGQGSAQNAARFTCHGLLLALLLVGCASTLGIIALEPMFTLLGAKQELLPLISEYMSVWYLAIPLLVIPMAGNSAIRATGDTKTPAKIMLLAGLINGVLDPLLIFGYGPFPELGIQGAAIASGFSWFGALCGSLYVLMVREKLLAPPKLTNIVSDWRKILKIGTPAALSNALNPLAGAIIMMMLAKQGTEAVAAYGAAQRIESILIIVLMSLTSALTPFMAQNFGANNPQRSFKALFLSMRFALLFQGLVFLMMVPLSIPLAALFSQEESVRGILWHYLLVVPFSYGFQGIVMMLISGMNAMHQPLKAFQWSFMRLFVFTLPFAWIGSQIDGVEGLFIGLALGNVLGGISGYCFALRVRAQANAECE, from the coding sequence ATGCAAGATAAACACGGGCTATTAACCGCCCCTATTGAGAGTACATTGCGTACCATGACCATACCGACCATATTCGGTATGGTGGCGATCTTGATGTTTAACCTCGTCGACACTTTCTTTATCTCATTGCTGGGAACTCAAGCCTTAGCAGCGGTGAGTTTTACCTTTCCAGTCACCTTTGCCATCAACTGCATCACCATGGGGATTGGTATTGGCTTATCGACATGTATCGGTCGATTGCTTGGCCAAGGCAGCGCACAAAATGCAGCACGCTTTACCTGTCATGGCTTATTGCTGGCTCTGCTTCTGGTCGGCTGCGCGTCTACGCTAGGCATTATCGCCTTAGAGCCTATGTTTACCCTGTTAGGGGCAAAGCAAGAGTTGCTGCCGCTGATATCGGAATACATGTCGGTGTGGTATCTCGCGATCCCATTGTTGGTCATTCCCATGGCAGGCAACAGCGCGATTCGAGCGACCGGTGATACAAAAACGCCCGCCAAGATCATGCTACTGGCTGGCCTTATCAATGGCGTTTTAGATCCGCTACTCATCTTCGGGTATGGGCCTTTTCCTGAACTGGGGATTCAAGGCGCTGCGATTGCCAGTGGTTTCAGTTGGTTTGGTGCTTTGTGTGGCTCACTCTACGTATTGATGGTGCGAGAAAAACTGCTTGCGCCTCCTAAGCTGACAAACATCGTCAGTGACTGGCGAAAAATCCTAAAAATAGGCACACCAGCGGCTTTGTCTAACGCTCTGAACCCACTTGCTGGCGCTATCATCATGATGATGTTGGCCAAGCAAGGGACTGAAGCCGTGGCGGCGTATGGCGCAGCGCAGCGTATTGAGTCCATTCTTATCATTGTGTTGATGTCTCTTACTTCGGCTCTTACGCCTTTCATGGCGCAGAACTTTGGTGCAAACAACCCTCAGCGCAGTTTTAAGGCTCTGTTTCTAAGCATGCGCTTTGCCCTATTATTCCAAGGGTTGGTCTTCTTAATGATGGTGCCACTGAGCATTCCTTTGGCCGCCCTGTTCTCTCAAGAAGAGTCGGTGCGAGGCATATTGTGGCATTACCTGCTAGTCGTGCCCTTTAGCTATGGGTTCCAAGGCATTGTGATGATGTTGATCAGCGGCATGAACGCCATGCATCAACCACTTAAAGCCTTCCAATGGAGCTTCATGCGTCTGTTTGTGTTTACCTTACCCTTTGCGTGGATAGGCAGCCAAATCGACGGCGTAGAGGGGCTGTTTATTGGTTTAGCACTCGGCAATGTTCTGGGTGGTATATCCGGGTATTGCTTTGCGCTTCGTGTTAGAGCTCAAGCCAATGCGGAATGCGAGTAA
- a CDS encoding nucleotidyltransferase family protein — protein sequence MIDSYLVKPDSVGLKPHQYQLIEDIVLNHALVIHAWVFGSRALGTYKDNSDIDIVIEGDGISLSVVAGLQDRLEQSSLPFKVDLLVKHRITSNELLAHIDTYGIKLK from the coding sequence GTGATCGATAGTTATTTGGTTAAACCAGACTCTGTAGGCCTTAAGCCTCATCAGTATCAGCTGATTGAGGATATTGTTTTGAATCATGCCTTAGTCATTCATGCCTGGGTATTCGGTTCTAGAGCCCTTGGAACTTATAAAGATAACTCCGACATCGATATTGTTATCGAGGGGGATGGGATTTCGTTAAGTGTCGTCGCAGGCTTGCAAGATCGTTTAGAACAATCGTCACTTCCCTTCAAGGTTGACTTGCTCGTTAAACATAGAATTACATCGAATGAGCTACTTGCCCATATTGATACTTATGGAATTAAACTCAAATAA
- a CDS encoding nucleotidyltransferase substrate binding protein, which translates to MNSNPDRWKQRLQNLMKAQQRLERACSQDSYNELELAGLVQTFEFSFELTWKTLKDLLEFEGFDVASPRSVFRTALEAKHLSSEQCEIMLEALIKRNLLSHTYDEKNVLEAQSLILESFSPVIGQVTLYLTLKCDQEAKCAQEGQCEQEVKCDR; encoded by the coding sequence ATGAACTCAAACCCAGACCGCTGGAAGCAACGACTGCAAAACTTAATGAAAGCGCAGCAAAGGCTTGAGAGAGCATGCTCACAAGATAGCTACAATGAGTTAGAGCTCGCTGGGTTAGTACAAACTTTTGAATTTTCTTTTGAGCTGACATGGAAGACCCTTAAAGACTTACTTGAGTTTGAAGGGTTTGATGTGGCTTCGCCGAGGAGCGTTTTTCGTACCGCCTTAGAAGCTAAGCACCTATCTTCGGAGCAGTGTGAGATCATGCTTGAAGCACTCATAAAACGAAATTTATTGTCTCACACCTATGATGAGAAAAATGTCCTTGAAGCTCAATCACTGATCTTAGAGTCATTTTCACCAGTGATAGGACAAGTCACACTCTATTTAACATTGAAATGTGACCAAGAGGCTAAATGTGCTCAAGAGGGGCAATGCGAACAAGAGGTTAAATGTGATCGATAG
- the gpmM gene encoding 2,3-bisphosphoglycerate-independent phosphoglycerate mutase, whose amino-acid sequence MSAKKPMALVILDGYGYREDNQDNAIANANTPVLDGLIANQPNTLISASGLDVGLPDGQMGNSEVGHTNIGAGRVVYQDLTRITKSIADGEFGQTETLVNAIDKAVKAEKAVHIMGLMSPGGVHSHEDHIYAAVEMAAERGAEKIYLHAFLDGRDTPPRSAENTLARFQELFAKLGKGRVASLIGRYYAMDRDNNWDRVQESYDLLTQAKAEFTFDTAVAGLEAAYARDENDEFVKATEIKAEGEESAAIVDGDAVIFMNYRADRAREITRAFVPNFDGFERSVFPTIDFVMLTQYAADIPLLCAFPPASLENTYGEWLSKEGKTQLRISETEKYAHVTFFFNGGKEDEFEGEERQLVASPKVATYDLQPEMSAPELTEKLVAAIKGGKYDAIVCNFPNCDMVGHTGVYDAAVKAVESLDECLGKVVEAIKEADGQLLITADHGNAEMMVNPETGGIHTAHTNLPVPLIYVGSKDVEFKEGGKLSDLAPTMLSLSGIDIPAEMSGDVIVK is encoded by the coding sequence ATGTCAGCTAAGAAGCCAATGGCTCTAGTGATCCTTGACGGTTACGGTTACCGTGAAGACAACCAAGACAACGCTATCGCAAACGCTAATACGCCAGTATTAGACGGTCTTATTGCTAACCAACCTAACACGCTAATCTCGGCTTCTGGCTTAGATGTAGGCCTACCAGATGGTCAAATGGGTAACTCTGAAGTGGGTCACACCAACATCGGTGCGGGTCGCGTGGTATACCAAGATTTAACGCGTATTACTAAATCAATCGCAGACGGTGAATTCGGTCAAACTGAAACACTCGTGAATGCTATCGATAAAGCAGTAAAAGCGGAGAAAGCAGTTCACATCATGGGCCTTATGTCTCCAGGTGGCGTTCACTCTCACGAAGATCACATCTACGCAGCCGTTGAAATGGCAGCAGAACGTGGCGCAGAGAAAATCTACCTACACGCATTCCTAGACGGCCGTGATACGCCGCCACGTAGCGCAGAAAACACATTGGCTCGCTTCCAAGAGTTGTTCGCTAAGCTAGGTAAAGGCCGTGTGGCTTCGCTTATTGGTCGTTACTACGCAATGGACCGTGATAACAACTGGGATCGCGTTCAAGAATCTTACGACCTACTGACTCAAGCAAAAGCGGAGTTCACATTCGACACGGCGGTTGCTGGCCTAGAAGCGGCTTACGCTCGTGACGAAAACGATGAGTTCGTGAAAGCGACGGAAATCAAAGCGGAAGGCGAAGAGTCTGCAGCTATTGTTGATGGCGATGCGGTTATCTTCATGAACTACCGTGCCGACCGTGCGCGTGAAATCACACGTGCATTCGTACCTAACTTCGACGGTTTTGAGCGTAGCGTATTCCCAACAATCGACTTTGTGATGCTGACTCAATACGCAGCAGACATCCCACTGCTTTGTGCATTCCCACCGGCTTCTCTAGAGAACACTTACGGTGAATGGCTATCGAAAGAAGGCAAAACGCAGCTACGTATCTCTGAAACAGAGAAATACGCGCACGTGACGTTCTTCTTCAACGGCGGTAAAGAAGACGAGTTTGAAGGCGAAGAGCGTCAGCTTGTTGCTTCTCCAAAAGTAGCGACTTACGACCTACAGCCAGAAATGAGCGCACCAGAGCTAACTGAAAAGCTTGTTGCAGCAATCAAAGGCGGCAAATACGACGCTATCGTTTGTAACTTCCCTAACTGTGACATGGTTGGCCACACTGGCGTTTACGATGCAGCGGTTAAAGCGGTAGAGTCGCTAGACGAATGTCTGGGTAAAGTAGTTGAAGCAATCAAAGAAGCCGATGGCCAACTGCTTATCACTGCTGACCACGGTAACGCGGAAATGATGGTAAACCCAGAAACGGGCGGCATCCACACGGCGCACACTAACCTACCTGTTCCACTTATCTATGTGGGTAGCAAAGACGTTGAGTTCAAAGAAGGCGGTAAGCTGTCTGATCTTGCACCAACGATGCTTTCTCTGTCTGGTATTGATATCCCAGCAGAAATGTCTGGTGACGTGATCGTTAAATAG
- a CDS encoding putative bifunctional diguanylate cyclase/phosphodiesterase, protein MKVLIIDDDQIDTLSIVRTLKNTDLPLAAIETADTGVKGLELALQQQFDVILLDYQLPPTDGFELLIELRAKNDFSTSIVMLSHNDDEEIALKCIESGAQDFIMKSEVTAVRLRRAIVIASERHQLEQQVLETHTELKRLAECDSLTGLNNRHFFEERLTKKLLSSAKENSSFVLMLIDVDKFKDVNDRHGHVLGDGALKEVASKLKRCVGYNDILCRLGGDEFALLFPLGNNKQYVQKMVNRLLSEFSSPMCVDGELLDLTVSVGIASFPECASNSIELRKCADIALYRAKDKGRNQAQFYSKAFHDQMNRRAELERHLKRALVKNEMELYYQPQFNTDMKLIGAEALLRWKHPKLGMVPPDIFIPVAEETGMIVDIGFWVIETALKQLQSWLSDKMLREDFTLAINLSPSQLTDRFLAKKVKNLLNLYEIPASNVEFEITESNLISGEWASEALQKISDLGVKVAVDDFGTGYSSLSHLKDYTIDVIKIDRSFVERIELTKPRQLFTAICAFSHSLEYETVAEGIETGTHDAICKEVGVTRLQGYYYSKPLPVTTFESQYFYAS, encoded by the coding sequence ATGAAGGTATTGATCATTGATGATGATCAAATAGACACCCTGTCTATTGTCAGAACATTAAAAAATACAGATCTGCCTCTAGCGGCTATTGAGACAGCCGATACCGGTGTTAAAGGTCTGGAGTTGGCTTTGCAGCAGCAATTTGATGTTATTTTACTGGATTACCAACTTCCACCAACTGACGGATTTGAACTGTTAATCGAGCTACGCGCAAAAAATGATTTTTCTACATCGATTGTTATGTTGAGCCACAATGACGATGAAGAGATCGCTCTAAAGTGCATTGAGTCAGGCGCTCAAGATTTCATTATGAAAAGTGAGGTCACGGCGGTACGATTGAGACGAGCGATTGTTATTGCGTCTGAACGCCATCAGCTTGAGCAGCAAGTGCTGGAAACACATACTGAGCTAAAGCGATTAGCAGAGTGTGATAGCTTAACGGGTCTGAATAATCGCCACTTCTTTGAAGAGCGTTTAACCAAAAAACTGCTTTCTTCAGCAAAAGAGAATTCTTCGTTTGTCTTAATGTTGATCGATGTTGATAAATTTAAAGATGTCAATGATCGCCACGGACATGTCTTAGGAGATGGCGCACTCAAAGAGGTGGCCAGCAAGCTTAAGCGCTGCGTAGGATACAATGATATTTTATGTCGATTGGGGGGGGACGAGTTTGCGCTTTTATTCCCTCTCGGAAACAATAAACAATACGTCCAAAAAATGGTCAACCGATTACTGTCTGAATTTAGCTCGCCGATGTGTGTGGACGGGGAGTTATTAGATTTAACGGTTAGTGTGGGTATTGCAAGTTTTCCAGAATGTGCATCGAACTCTATTGAGTTACGAAAGTGCGCTGATATTGCGTTGTATCGTGCTAAGGATAAGGGAAGAAATCAGGCACAGTTTTATTCAAAAGCATTCCATGATCAGATGAATCGCCGCGCCGAACTTGAAAGGCACTTGAAGCGAGCCCTTGTAAAAAATGAGATGGAACTTTATTACCAACCTCAATTTAATACGGATATGAAGCTAATAGGGGCTGAGGCTTTGCTGCGATGGAAGCATCCGAAGTTAGGAATGGTTCCGCCAGACATCTTCATTCCTGTTGCAGAAGAAACTGGGATGATTGTCGATATCGGTTTTTGGGTCATTGAAACGGCTCTGAAACAGTTACAATCTTGGTTGAGTGACAAAATGTTGAGAGAGGATTTTACATTAGCGATTAACTTATCCCCAAGTCAGTTAACCGACCGCTTCTTAGCAAAAAAAGTTAAAAACCTTCTTAATCTTTATGAAATTCCAGCTTCAAATGTGGAGTTTGAAATTACCGAAAGTAATCTTATTTCTGGCGAGTGGGCATCTGAAGCTTTGCAAAAAATCAGTGATTTAGGCGTAAAAGTCGCGGTGGATGATTTTGGAACCGGTTACTCCTCACTGTCTCATTTGAAGGATTACACGATTGATGTGATCAAAATTGACCGTTCTTTTGTTGAGCGCATTGAACTGACTAAACCAAGGCAACTTTTTACGGCGATTTGTGCTTTCTCACACAGTTTAGAGTACGAAACGGTAGCCGAAGGGATAGAAACCGGTACTCACGATGCGATATGTAAAGAGGTAGGAGTGACACGTTTACAGGGTTATTATTACTCTAAACCGTTACCTGTAACAACGTTTGAGAGTCAATACTTTTACGCTTCGTGA
- a CDS encoding response regulator, translated as MNHNYMKTVSILLVEDDDIDAIGIQRSLKSFNLLNPIHRTRDGLEALEALKNGAVTRPFIVLLDLNMPRMNGMEFLSAIRSDANLSDIVVFVLTTSQLDEEISAAYKKNIAGYIVKSSSNQDYKQLIRFLENYWNIVELPKC; from the coding sequence ATGAATCATAATTATATGAAAACTGTCAGTATTCTTTTAGTTGAGGATGATGATATTGATGCCATTGGAATTCAACGCTCATTGAAATCATTCAACTTGCTTAATCCAATACATCGAACTCGTGATGGATTAGAAGCATTAGAAGCGCTCAAAAACGGTGCCGTAACTCGGCCTTTTATTGTTCTTTTGGATTTAAACATGCCGCGAATGAATGGTATGGAGTTTTTGTCTGCCATTCGGTCAGACGCGAATTTGAGTGACATCGTGGTTTTTGTACTCACGACTTCTCAACTTGATGAAGAGATCTCTGCAGCCTATAAGAAAAATATTGCAGGTTACATTGTAAAATCTTCATCCAACCAAGATTACAAACAACTTATTCGTTTTCTCGAAAATTACTGGAACATTGTTGAGTTACCAAAATGTTAA